One window from the genome of Pelodictyon luteolum DSM 273 encodes:
- a CDS encoding Fe-S cluster domain-containing protein: MVNEAFIPAVLSLGTLALALGVIIYFVSRKFHVAEDPMVTIINGVLPGVNCGACGYPSCNQFAEELVRTRDTSMTCPVGGSDLAAKLGDSLGIEMAEPKPVVCAVLCQGSDNVAKPSAEYVGIQDCWAATQAFAGPKLCRHSCIGLGSCIAWCDFNAMRIENGLIVIDSDLCTGCGACIPACPTGVLVMQDKKADRIFIACNSHDRGADTKRACDAGCIACQKCVKECPEQAIVIEDFVARIIQEKCTSCGKCIEVCPTKVNCIVRLNDTVKSKQAS, encoded by the coding sequence ATGGTAAATGAAGCCTTCATACCCGCCGTCCTCAGCCTGGGAACCCTTGCCCTCGCCCTCGGCGTCATCATATACTTTGTCTCCAGAAAGTTCCATGTCGCAGAAGACCCGATGGTGACCATCATCAACGGGGTCCTGCCCGGTGTCAACTGCGGCGCCTGCGGCTATCCAAGCTGCAACCAGTTTGCCGAAGAGCTGGTACGAACCAGAGACACCTCGATGACCTGCCCGGTCGGAGGAAGTGATCTTGCCGCAAAGCTCGGTGACTCGCTCGGCATTGAAATGGCTGAGCCAAAGCCGGTTGTCTGCGCCGTCCTCTGCCAGGGTTCCGACAACGTCGCAAAGCCTTCTGCCGAGTACGTCGGCATCCAGGACTGCTGGGCCGCCACCCAGGCATTCGCCGGCCCCAAACTCTGCCGCCACAGCTGCATCGGCCTCGGCTCCTGCATCGCATGGTGCGACTTCAATGCCATGCGTATCGAAAACGGCCTCATCGTCATTGATTCCGACCTCTGCACCGGCTGCGGAGCCTGCATTCCCGCCTGCCCCACCGGAGTGCTCGTCATGCAGGACAAGAAAGCCGACAGAATCTTCATCGCCTGCAACTCGCACGACCGCGGTGCCGACACCAAACGTGCCTGCGACGCCGGCTGCATCGCCTGCCAGAAATGTGTGAAAGAGTGCCCTGAACAGGCCATCGTCATCGAAGACTTCGTAGCCCGCATCATCCAGGAAAAATGCACCTCGTGCGGCAAGTGCATCGAGGTCTGCCCGACGAAAGTCAACTGCATCGTCCGGCTGAACGATACCGTCAAATCAAAACAAGCCTCATAG
- the rsxC gene encoding electron transport complex subunit RsxC: MKTFTVGGIHPPEHKLTASKAIEAMPIPAEIAVSMNQHLGKPAKPVVKVGDEVKKGQLIGEADGFISANVHAGTSGKVKAVKSAPHPGGNYSMTVIITTDGKDEWLEGCNTPAIDPTSLSKEEILRKIKDAGVVGMGGAGFPTSVKLSPPKDKPVDTIILNGAECEPFLTADHRLMLESPEGIVKGLLIITSLFEGKAKPFIGVESNKPDAVLALQKAAAGKGIEIVTLETKYPQGAEKQLINAITGRTIEEGQLPFDKGCLVQNIGTALAVYEAVCLNRPLVERIVTVSGMEIKSAKNIKAVIGTRFSDIAAFAGSMSEKTNQVITGGPMMGRSQFTLDVPVTKTTSGILFINNTMLTGSRERTCIRCGKCTSGCPQSLEPWLLATEAEFRRLDDAETYGLMNCTECGSCSYQCPSGRELVHWIKYAKALRNNRRQRKTA, encoded by the coding sequence ATGAAGACATTCACGGTTGGAGGCATCCACCCTCCCGAACATAAACTGACTGCATCGAAAGCGATTGAGGCCATGCCGATTCCCGCCGAGATTGCCGTTTCTATGAACCAGCACCTCGGAAAGCCCGCCAAACCGGTTGTGAAAGTGGGCGACGAGGTCAAGAAAGGCCAGCTCATCGGTGAAGCCGACGGATTTATCTCCGCCAATGTCCATGCCGGCACGAGCGGCAAGGTCAAGGCTGTCAAATCGGCCCCGCACCCCGGCGGCAACTACTCAATGACCGTCATCATCACCACCGACGGCAAAGACGAGTGGCTGGAAGGCTGCAACACCCCGGCCATTGACCCGACGAGTCTTTCGAAAGAGGAGATTCTGCGGAAAATCAAGGATGCGGGAGTTGTCGGAATGGGCGGAGCAGGGTTCCCGACCTCAGTGAAGCTCTCCCCTCCCAAGGACAAGCCGGTCGACACCATCATACTCAACGGCGCCGAGTGCGAACCGTTCCTCACCGCCGACCACCGCCTCATGCTCGAGTCTCCGGAAGGTATCGTGAAGGGCCTTCTGATCATCACCTCGCTCTTTGAGGGAAAGGCAAAACCCTTCATCGGCGTTGAATCGAACAAACCCGACGCCGTTCTTGCTCTCCAGAAAGCAGCTGCCGGAAAAGGCATAGAGATCGTCACCCTCGAGACCAAATACCCTCAGGGTGCGGAAAAACAGCTCATCAACGCCATCACCGGCCGCACCATCGAAGAGGGCCAGCTCCCCTTCGACAAAGGCTGCCTCGTCCAGAACATCGGCACGGCGCTTGCCGTCTACGAAGCCGTATGCCTGAACCGTCCGCTGGTTGAGCGCATTGTGACCGTATCGGGCATGGAGATCAAGTCGGCAAAGAACATCAAGGCGGTCATCGGAACCCGCTTCAGCGACATCGCCGCTTTTGCAGGCAGCATGTCGGAGAAAACGAACCAGGTCATCACCGGCGGACCTATGATGGGGCGCTCGCAGTTCACCCTCGACGTTCCGGTCACAAAAACCACGTCGGGCATCCTCTTCATCAACAACACCATGCTCACAGGTTCTCGTGAAAGGACCTGCATCCGATGCGGCAAATGCACGAGCGGCTGCCCACAGAGCCTGGAGCCATGGCTGCTTGCCACCGAAGCCGAGTTCCGCCGGCTGGATGATGCCGAGACTTACGGGCTCATGAACTGCACGGAATGCGGCAGCTGCAGCTACCAGTGCCCGTCAGGACGCGAACTCGTCCACTGGATCAAGTACGCCAAGGCCCTCAGAAACAACCGCCGTCAACGCAAAACCGCTTAA
- a CDS encoding RnfABCDGE type electron transport complex subunit D, translating to MEPLKLKVSYAPFVRSKDSIESVMYNVALALLPATALSVYYFGIPALLVTLTAIAASIAFEWMTDRIRRKPDSCFDGSAVVTGLLLALNVPSGLPLWMVVLGAFVAIVVTKHLFGGLGFNIFNPALVARVFLLISFPVAMTSWPVPFAVDMQTAASPLGILKTDGLSALQGFSYMDALLGKTGGSLGETSALALLIGAAWLFYKRYITLTIPLTFIAVTAVFTGIFYLIDPSTYATPLFHILTGGLILGAFFMATDMVTSPMSMRGQLVFAGGCGILTAVIRLWGGYPEGVSFAILIMNSLVPLLDRWDLNDIKAKKQQSLETA from the coding sequence ATGGAACCACTGAAGTTGAAAGTATCCTACGCGCCCTTCGTCCGCTCGAAGGACTCGATAGAATCGGTGATGTACAACGTTGCCCTAGCGCTGCTGCCGGCAACCGCACTTTCGGTCTACTATTTCGGCATCCCCGCCCTGCTCGTGACCCTTACGGCCATCGCCGCATCCATCGCCTTTGAATGGATGACCGACCGCATCCGAAGGAAGCCCGATTCCTGCTTCGACGGCAGCGCCGTTGTCACCGGCCTGCTCCTTGCACTCAACGTCCCCTCCGGCCTTCCGCTCTGGATGGTCGTCCTCGGAGCCTTTGTGGCCATCGTCGTCACCAAGCACCTGTTCGGAGGGCTCGGCTTCAACATCTTCAACCCGGCGCTTGTGGCAAGGGTGTTTCTCCTCATCTCCTTTCCGGTCGCCATGACCAGCTGGCCTGTCCCCTTCGCGGTGGACATGCAGACGGCAGCCTCCCCGCTCGGCATCCTGAAAACCGACGGACTCTCCGCCCTCCAGGGGTTCAGCTACATGGACGCGCTGCTCGGCAAAACCGGCGGAAGCCTCGGTGAAACCTCCGCGCTTGCGCTCCTCATCGGTGCGGCATGGCTCTTCTACAAGCGCTACATCACCCTCACCATCCCGCTGACCTTCATCGCCGTCACCGCAGTCTTCACCGGCATATTCTATCTCATCGATCCTTCGACCTACGCCACCCCGCTCTTCCACATCCTGACCGGCGGCCTCATCCTCGGTGCTTTCTTCATGGCTACCGATATGGTGACAAGTCCGATGTCGATGCGCGGCCAGCTGGTCTTCGCCGGCGGCTGCGGCATACTCACCGCAGTAATCAGACTCTGGGGCGGATACCCTGAAGGGGTCTCGTTCGCAATCCTCATCATGAACTCCCTGGTACCGCTGCTTGACCGGTGGGACCTCAACGACATCAAGGCCAAGAAACAACAGTCCCTCGAAACAGCATGA
- a CDS encoding RnfABCDGE type electron transport complex subunit G, with protein sequence MRPVIILTIIGLISAALLATVADFTKEPIAIAKAQMERRAIEKIFPFQLDSLRTLEAAGTSFFEAYDTEGTLKGIAVKSFTEKGYGGRIEILLGVAPDHSIIDYKVITTMETPGLGDKIDKEKFRRQFHGVSLDGPVWKVHKDGGFVDELTAATISSRAITDAVHTGLELINQQYPNTAAK encoded by the coding sequence ATGAGACCAGTCATCATACTTACCATCATCGGCCTTATCAGTGCCGCCCTTCTGGCAACGGTCGCCGACTTCACCAAAGAGCCAATCGCGATTGCCAAAGCTCAGATGGAGCGTCGTGCGATCGAGAAGATCTTCCCATTCCAGCTTGACAGCCTCCGAACCCTCGAAGCTGCCGGCACTTCATTCTTCGAAGCCTACGACACCGAAGGCACACTGAAGGGCATCGCCGTGAAATCATTCACGGAAAAAGGCTACGGCGGCAGGATCGAAATCCTGCTTGGTGTCGCCCCCGACCACAGCATCATCGACTACAAGGTCATCACGACCATGGAAACCCCCGGCCTCGGAGACAAGATCGACAAGGAGAAGTTCCGCCGGCAGTTCCACGGAGTCAGCCTGGACGGGCCGGTATGGAAAGTCCACAAGGATGGCGGGTTCGTCGACGAACTGACTGCGGCCACAATCTCCTCGCGAGCCATCACCGATGCCGTCCACACCGGACTGGAACTGATCAACCAGCAATACCCTAACACCGCTGCAAAATGA
- the rsxE gene encoding electron transport complex subunit RsxE yields the protein MNEALNTLTRGFVKENPVTKMLLGLCPVLAVTTSAVNGLGMGLATTFVLLGSNVVISLTSKMIPDTVRIPSFVLIIATFVTIVDMLIKAFSPELNQALGIFIPLIVVNCIILGRAEAFASRSGVWYSVLDAIGMGIGFTLALLVLASIREVLGSGTIFNMPLIGENGTPLLVFALPPGAFAGLGAMIALMNALEKKRGVN from the coding sequence ATGAACGAAGCACTCAATACACTGACCCGGGGGTTCGTCAAGGAAAACCCCGTGACCAAGATGCTCCTCGGGCTCTGCCCGGTGCTCGCGGTCACCACTTCTGCGGTAAACGGACTCGGCATGGGACTTGCGACCACCTTCGTACTGCTCGGCTCGAATGTCGTGATATCGCTCACATCGAAAATGATCCCCGACACGGTACGCATCCCGTCGTTCGTGCTCATCATCGCCACCTTCGTGACGATCGTCGATATGCTCATAAAGGCGTTCTCGCCTGAGCTGAACCAGGCGCTCGGCATCTTCATTCCGCTGATCGTCGTCAACTGCATCATCCTCGGTCGTGCTGAAGCCTTCGCCAGCCGCTCCGGAGTATGGTACTCGGTGCTTGACGCCATCGGTATGGGTATCGGCTTTACCCTGGCGCTCCTTGTTCTCGCCTCCATCCGCGAGGTTCTCGGCAGCGGAACAATATTCAATATGCCTCTCATCGGCGAGAACGGCACCCCGCTGCTCGTCTTCGCCCTCCCTCCCGGCGCATTTGCAGGCCTCGGAGCAATGATTGCACTCATGAACGCACTTGAAAAGAAAAGAGGAGTCAACTGA